One genomic window of Quercus robur chromosome 6, dhQueRobu3.1, whole genome shotgun sequence includes the following:
- the LOC126689818 gene encoding protein MAIN-LIKE 2-like, with translation MSVTLQDIAIIIGLPIDENAVCGPTNLDWGIVFQNLLGVTSPAITLEYGGLKITWVRNTFSNLPDGANDVTIQQYAKAYMFQVLALLFGNKSQSRLHCCFFQLLADFGVVGEYS, from the coding sequence ATGTCGGTCACTCTACAGGATATAGCAATCATTATAGGATTGCCTATTGATGAAAATGCAGTGTGCGGGCCCACTAATTTGGATTGGGGAATAGTTTTTCAGAATTTGCTCGGGGTTACATCACCTGCAATAACATTGGAATATGGTGGCCTTAAAATAACTTGGGTAAGGAATACATTCTCAAACCTACCAGATGGTGCCAATGATGTAACAATCCAACAGTATGCTAAGGCATACATGTTCCAGGTTTTGGCTTTACTATTTGGAAATAAGAGTCAAAGTAGATTGCATTGCTGCTTTTTCCAGCTATTAGCGGACTTTGGTGTAGTTGGAGAATATAGTTAA